The Streptomyces sp. SS1-1 genome has a segment encoding these proteins:
- a CDS encoding cupin domain-containing protein, which yields MSYPYPEQKYWGEDGEVSAVFRPATTPPDLGESGTGKDATHYLATTATTRGEFGLYRVEMRPRAGGPKTHFHKRISESFFILDGTVRVFDGVQWVDARKGDFLHVPQGGLHAFRNDSDAPADMLLLFTPGAPREEYFEQVSRLGHASEEERAAFFDRHDSYFVE from the coding sequence ATGTCGTACCCGTACCCGGAACAGAAGTACTGGGGTGAGGACGGTGAGGTCAGTGCCGTCTTCCGTCCGGCCACCACACCGCCCGACCTCGGTGAGAGCGGGACCGGGAAGGACGCCACCCACTATCTGGCCACCACCGCCACCACCAGGGGCGAGTTCGGGTTGTACCGGGTCGAGATGCGCCCCAGGGCGGGCGGCCCGAAGACCCACTTCCACAAGCGGATCTCGGAGTCCTTCTTCATCCTGGACGGCACCGTGCGCGTGTTCGACGGTGTGCAGTGGGTCGACGCCCGCAAGGGAGACTTCCTGCACGTCCCCCAGGGCGGTCTGCACGCCTTCCGCAACGACTCGGACGCGCCGGCCGACATGCTGCTGCTGTTCACTCCGGGGGCCCCGCGCGAGGAGTACTTCGAGCAGGTCTCCCGCCTGGGTCACGCGTCCGAGGAGGAGCGTGCCGCGTTCTTCGACCGGCACGACTCGTACTTCGTGGAGTAG
- a CDS encoding MFS transporter: MNRSPTPESTAPLRVAGARGRWTLLATVLGSGVVLLGSTVTNVALPRIGQDFDADLDALQWTVNAYMLTLAGLILLGGSLGDRFGRRRVFVLGLVWFAVASLLCGLAPDTTTLIVARALQGVGGALLTPGSLAIIEASFHPDDRPRAIGLWSGFGGIGAALGPFVGGWLVDGPGWRWTFVLSAVPALLCVPVALRHVPESVGTAREQPAGAAGRRRVGFDVNGAFLGALALGLVTYALTEARDGGPVAVAAAVGGVVVGAAFLRVERRGADPMMPPAIFSSRQFSAVNVITLCVYAGTGGFFFLTALQLQIVVGYPAMAAGAAMLPNTVLMLLFSSHAGTLAQRLGPRVPLTVGPLVCGAGMLLMLRVGPHASYLFDILPALLVMGTGMVVMVAPLTVTLLHSVDTANAGLASGINNAAARAAGLVSVAALPLLVGMGPEAYRSGTAFDASFGRAMPLCAGLLAVGASVAFLMLPRSAAASRPPHGHIHGWLTEPPLVSRFTRHQVAD; encoded by the coding sequence ATGAACCGATCCCCCACTCCCGAGAGCACCGCCCCCCTCCGCGTCGCCGGCGCCCGCGGACGGTGGACCCTGCTGGCCACCGTCCTGGGCTCCGGCGTCGTGCTGCTCGGCTCGACGGTGACCAACGTCGCGCTCCCACGCATCGGCCAGGACTTCGACGCCGATCTCGACGCCCTCCAGTGGACGGTGAACGCCTACATGCTGACCCTCGCGGGACTCATCCTGCTGGGCGGTTCCCTGGGCGACCGGTTCGGGCGGCGTCGCGTCTTCGTCCTGGGCCTGGTGTGGTTCGCGGTCGCCTCTCTGTTGTGCGGCCTCGCCCCGGACACGACCACGCTCATCGTCGCCCGGGCCCTGCAGGGTGTGGGCGGCGCCCTGCTCACGCCCGGCTCGCTGGCGATCATCGAGGCGTCCTTCCATCCGGACGACCGGCCGCGGGCGATCGGTCTGTGGTCTGGCTTCGGCGGCATCGGCGCCGCCCTCGGTCCCTTTGTGGGCGGGTGGCTGGTGGACGGGCCCGGCTGGCGCTGGACCTTCGTGCTGAGCGCCGTCCCGGCGCTGCTGTGCGTTCCCGTCGCCCTGCGTCATGTTCCCGAATCCGTGGGCACGGCCCGCGAGCAGCCGGCCGGCGCGGCAGGCCGACGCCGGGTCGGCTTCGACGTCAACGGCGCCTTCCTGGGGGCCCTGGCCCTGGGACTGGTCACGTACGCGCTGACGGAGGCGCGCGACGGCGGACCCGTGGCCGTCGCCGCGGCCGTCGGCGGTGTCGTCGTGGGAGCCGCGTTCCTCCGCGTGGAACGACGTGGCGCCGACCCCATGATGCCGCCGGCGATCTTCTCCTCACGGCAGTTCAGCGCCGTCAACGTGATCACCTTGTGCGTCTACGCGGGCACGGGTGGGTTCTTCTTCCTCACCGCGTTGCAGCTGCAGATCGTCGTCGGGTATCCGGCGATGGCCGCCGGGGCGGCGATGCTGCCCAACACCGTGCTGATGCTGCTCTTCTCGTCCCACGCCGGGACACTCGCCCAGCGGCTGGGACCGCGTGTGCCGCTCACCGTCGGTCCGCTGGTGTGCGGAGCGGGGATGCTGCTCATGCTGCGGGTCGGTCCCCACGCGTCCTATCTCTTCGACATCCTCCCGGCCCTGCTGGTGATGGGCACCGGCATGGTCGTCATGGTCGCTCCCCTGACCGTGACCCTGCTGCACTCGGTGGACACCGCCAACGCCGGGCTGGCCAGCGGCATCAACAACGCCGCGGCCCGGGCGGCGGGTCTGGTGTCCGTCGCTGCGCTCCCGCTGCTGGTCGGTATGGGTCCGGAGGCCTACCGGTCCGGTACGGCCTTCGACGCCTCGTTCGGACGGGCCATGCCGCTGTGCGCGGGCCTGCTCGCCGTCGGCGCGTCGGTCGCCTTCCTCATGCTGCCGCGGTCCGCCGCGGCCTCTCGTCCGCCTCACGGACACATCCACGGCTGGCTGACGGAGCCGCCGCTGGTGTCCCGCTTCACCCGTCACCAGGTCGCCGACTGA
- a CDS encoding alpha/beta fold hydrolase, which translates to MPDHRALEPLRRVSTDILDIAYYEAGPTDGDTVLLLHGFPYDIHSYAEVAPRLADSGFRVVVPHLRGHGPTRFLSATTPRSGQQAALQDIAAAAEPVEPEREAGFWYFYYFLTERGRAGLARDPQGVARVIWKRNSPKWPFREQDLERAARSFANPDHTDVVVHPYRHRLGFAPGAEPYARLEEQLAGLPPITVPAITLDGLADGNFPATDGSSTARHFTGPRLHRTVADAGHNLPQERPEAFAAAVRDVRDLRQGHPARARLTGRRQDTT; encoded by the coding sequence ATGCCAGACCACCGCGCGCTCGAACCACTGCGACGGGTCAGCACCGACATCCTGGACATCGCCTACTACGAGGCGGGTCCCACGGACGGCGACACCGTGCTGCTCCTGCACGGTTTCCCCTACGACATCCACAGTTACGCGGAGGTGGCTCCACGCCTCGCGGACAGCGGGTTTCGGGTCGTCGTCCCCCATCTGCGGGGCCATGGGCCCACCAGGTTCCTCTCCGCGACGACTCCCCGCTCCGGTCAGCAAGCCGCCCTCCAGGACATCGCCGCGGCGGCGGAACCCGTCGAGCCCGAACGCGAGGCGGGTTTCTGGTACTTCTACTACTTCCTCACCGAGCGGGGCCGGGCCGGACTGGCCCGCGATCCGCAGGGGGTCGCACGCGTGATCTGGAAGCGGAACTCCCCGAAGTGGCCGTTTCGCGAACAGGACCTGGAGCGGGCCGCGCGGTCCTTCGCCAACCCCGACCACACCGACGTCGTGGTCCATCCGTACCGGCACCGCCTCGGGTTCGCCCCGGGTGCCGAACCGTACGCACGGCTGGAGGAGCAGCTGGCCGGGCTGCCCCCGATCACCGTGCCCGCCATCACCCTGGACGGGCTGGCCGACGGCAACTTCCCGGCCACGGACGGGTCCTCGACCGCCCGTCACTTCACCGGCCCCCGTCTCCACCGCACGGTCGCGGACGCCGGCCACAACCTCCCCCAGGAGCGCCCGGAAGCGTTCGCGGCCGCTGTGCGGGACGTACGCGACCTGCGACAGGGACACCCCGCCCGCGCTCGCCTCACCGGACGACGCCAGGACACGACATGA
- a CDS encoding carboxymuconolactone decarboxylase family protein: MDARINYFGNALAGKVMKHLNSAGAAVQAALPVTTQELVKIRASQINGCGFCTDMHTKDAAAAGEDQQRLNLVAVWREATVFSDAERAALELAEQGTRIADAAGGVSDEAWAQAAKHYDEDQLAALISLIAVINAYNRINVINQQPAGGYKPGMFG; encoded by the coding sequence ATGGACGCGCGCATCAACTACTTCGGCAACGCGCTGGCCGGCAAGGTGATGAAGCACCTGAACTCGGCCGGGGCGGCGGTCCAGGCCGCTCTGCCGGTCACCACCCAGGAGCTGGTGAAGATCCGTGCCAGCCAGATCAACGGCTGCGGCTTCTGCACCGACATGCACACCAAGGACGCCGCCGCGGCCGGCGAGGATCAGCAGCGGCTGAACCTGGTGGCCGTGTGGCGCGAGGCCACGGTCTTCTCGGACGCCGAGCGGGCCGCCCTGGAGCTGGCCGAACAGGGGACGCGCATCGCCGACGCCGCCGGCGGCGTCTCGGACGAGGCGTGGGCGCAGGCCGCGAAGCACTACGACGAGGACCAACTCGCCGCGCTGATCTCGCTGATCGCCGTCATCAACGCCTACAACCGGATCAACGTCATCAACCAGCAGCCCGCAGGCGGATACAAGCCCGGCATGTTCGGCTGA
- a CDS encoding DUF427 domain-containing protein translates to MATESILHPSLIVPIGHVEPVPRRIRGMVAGRVVFDTRRALYVWEWQAYPQFSIPIEDLVEGALHDDRHTEQLGAGVAHRHTLRVGPEVRAGAAWVWGEGSPEALRETVRFEWEALDAWFEEDEPVFVHPRSPYSRVDALRSRSTVRVEVDGVVLAEASGCVKLFETGLPTRYYLDPASIDWTRLRRSDTVTRCPYKGTTSDYWSFDSDTASHEDIAWTYDFPTIQANRIAGLTAFYNEHVDLYVDGSLLPRPADPTRVASD, encoded by the coding sequence ATGGCTACCGAAAGCATCCTGCACCCGAGTCTCATCGTCCCGATCGGGCACGTCGAACCCGTTCCCCGGCGGATCCGGGGCATGGTCGCGGGCCGTGTCGTGTTCGACACGCGCCGCGCGCTGTACGTGTGGGAGTGGCAGGCCTATCCGCAATTCAGCATCCCGATCGAGGACTTGGTGGAGGGAGCGCTCCACGACGACAGGCACACCGAGCAACTCGGTGCCGGGGTAGCGCACCGCCACACCCTGCGGGTCGGGCCGGAGGTCCGTGCCGGAGCGGCGTGGGTGTGGGGGGAGGGCTCCCCCGAAGCGCTGCGGGAGACGGTGCGCTTCGAATGGGAGGCGCTCGATGCCTGGTTCGAGGAGGACGAGCCGGTCTTCGTCCACCCGCGGAGCCCGTACTCGCGCGTGGACGCGCTCCGTTCGCGCAGCACCGTGCGGGTCGAGGTGGACGGCGTCGTGCTGGCGGAGGCCTCCGGCTGCGTGAAGCTGTTCGAGACCGGCCTGCCGACCCGCTACTACCTCGATCCCGCGAGCATCGACTGGACCCGGCTGCGGCGCTCCGACACGGTGACCCGGTGTCCCTACAAGGGCACGACGAGCGACTACTGGTCGTTCGACAGCGACACCGCCTCCCATGAGGACATCGCCTGGACGTACGACTTCCCGACCATCCAGGCCAACCGCATCGCCGGACTGACCGCGTTCTACAACGAGCACGTCGATCTGTACGTCGACGGCTCCCTGCTGCCCAGGCCGGCGGACCCCACCCGGGTGGCGTCCGACTAG
- a CDS encoding alpha/beta hydrolase gives MSDIVLEPAAQEFADATAKPPLLYELGVEGARKLLDDVQSGPIGKPDVDEKWITVPARVGEVKVRIVKPAGSTGTLPVILYVHGGGWILGNAGTHDRLVRELAVGAEAAVVFVEYDRSPEAKYPVAIEQAYATAQWVTTQGAEEDLDGSRMVVAGDSVGGNMSAALTHLAKRRGDVTFLHQSLYYPVTDAGQDTESYRVFAHGPHLTAKAMEWFWNAYTTDPAERDEITASPLRATLEDLQGLPPAFVAVDENDVLRDEGEAYARKLIQAGVPTTSVRYNASLHDFMMLNPVRGTQASTAAIEQAIHVLRKALGTD, from the coding sequence ATGAGTGACATCGTCCTCGAGCCCGCCGCGCAGGAGTTCGCCGACGCGACCGCCAAGCCGCCGCTGCTGTACGAACTCGGTGTCGAGGGAGCCCGCAAGCTGCTCGACGACGTCCAGTCCGGGCCCATCGGCAAGCCCGACGTGGACGAGAAGTGGATCACCGTCCCCGCCCGGGTCGGCGAGGTGAAGGTGCGCATCGTCAAGCCCGCCGGCAGCACCGGCACGCTTCCCGTCATCCTCTACGTGCACGGCGGCGGCTGGATCCTCGGGAACGCCGGCACCCACGACCGGCTGGTGCGCGAGCTGGCCGTGGGCGCGGAGGCGGCTGTGGTCTTCGTCGAGTACGACCGCTCACCGGAGGCGAAGTACCCCGTCGCCATCGAGCAGGCCTACGCCACCGCCCAGTGGGTCACCACCCAGGGCGCCGAGGAGGACCTCGACGGCTCCCGCATGGTCGTCGCCGGTGACTCCGTCGGCGGCAACATGAGCGCCGCCCTCACCCACCTGGCCAAGCGGCGCGGTGACGTGACCTTCCTGCACCAGTCCCTCTACTACCCCGTCACCGACGCGGGGCAGGACACCGAGAGCTATCGCGTCTTCGCCCACGGACCGCACCTGACCGCCAAGGCCATGGAATGGTTCTGGAACGCCTACACCACCGATCCGGCGGAGCGCGACGAGATCACGGCCTCGCCGCTGCGCGCCACGCTCGAGGACCTCCAGGGGCTGCCGCCCGCGTTCGTCGCGGTCGACGAGAACGACGTGCTGCGCGACGAGGGCGAGGCCTACGCCCGCAAGCTGATCCAGGCCGGTGTGCCGACCACGAGCGTCCGCTACAACGCCAGCCTGCACGACTTCATGATGCTCAACCCGGTCCGCGGAACCCAGGCGTCGACCGCGGCGATCGAGCAGGCGATCCACGTCCTGCGCAAGGCCCTCGGCACCGACTGA
- a CDS encoding alpha/beta fold hydrolase, translating into MSAQNSTIVLVHGAFADSSSWNGVVERLQSHGYPVVAASNPLRGLTADSAYVRQLLESIDGPVVLAGHSYGGSVISNAATGLGHVKALVFVAAFLPDVGESAVDLSGKFPGSTLGETLRPVPVTLPDGARAADLYIEKSRFHQQFAADVPEEVTAVMAATQRPVADAALAEGASAAAWKDIPSWVLVASEDRNIPAQAQTYMAERAGATVAHVTASHAVSVSRPGDVARLIDEAAQATG; encoded by the coding sequence ATGAGTGCACAGAATTCGACCATCGTCCTCGTCCACGGCGCGTTCGCGGACTCGTCCAGCTGGAACGGCGTCGTCGAGAGGCTCCAGTCACACGGCTATCCGGTCGTGGCCGCGAGCAACCCGCTGCGCGGGCTGACCGCGGACAGCGCGTACGTCCGGCAACTCCTGGAATCCATCGACGGGCCCGTGGTCCTCGCCGGACACTCCTACGGCGGTTCCGTCATCAGCAACGCGGCCACGGGACTCGGTCACGTCAAGGCTCTGGTGTTCGTCGCGGCCTTCCTGCCGGACGTGGGCGAGAGCGCCGTCGACCTGTCCGGCAAGTTCCCGGGCAGCACCCTCGGCGAGACGCTCCGCCCGGTCCCGGTCACGCTCCCCGACGGGGCCCGGGCCGCGGACCTCTACATCGAGAAAAGCAGATTCCACCAGCAGTTCGCCGCCGACGTCCCGGAGGAGGTCACGGCGGTCATGGCGGCAACCCAACGGCCCGTCGCCGACGCCGCGCTGGCGGAGGGCGCGTCGGCCGCGGCGTGGAAGGACATCCCGTCCTGGGTCCTCGTGGCGTCCGAGGACCGCAACATACCGGCCCAGGCGCAGACGTACATGGCCGAGCGCGCGGGGGCCACGGTGGCACACGTCACCGCTTCCCACGCGGTCAGCGTGTCCCGTCCGGGCGACGTCGCCCGGCTGATCGACGAGGCGGCGCAGGCGACCGGCTGA
- a CDS encoding helix-turn-helix transcriptional regulator, whose product MVRDGTRTQLIGRQDECEVLDSLLAQARSGHSGVLVLRGEAGIGKTELLNHLLDRATGCRVVRAAGVQSEMELSYAGLHQLCAPLLTHLEGLPEPQREALRTAFGVQVGDAPDRFLVGLATLSLLAAAAAGDEPLLCLVDDAQWLDRVSAQTLQFVARRLLAERVLLVLAVRESGSREVLADLPELVVRGLGERDSRRLLESVVTGPLDQRVGDRIVAETRGNPLALVELPRGLTLLELAGGFGAPDTRPLSSQIEAGFVRRIRSLPAQTQQLLLIAATEPVGDVSLLRSAAERLGIEVDRAATEAEASGLLTLGTWVRFRHPLVRSAAYRAVGFEARRRVHAALADSIDPALHPERRVWHLASATTGPDEDVAAELEGSAGRAQARGGVAAAAAFLDRATELTPDPVRRGARALAAARAKYQAGAFDSARELVDAAELSHLDEAAAGRATLLRGQITSAAKSASAGLPLLLEAARRLQPFDPALADQTYRDAIYAALTAGRLTTGGVRDVAEVVLSTPGHTGAASRETRLLTGLARVVTEGYAAGTPILLDAVAAFRTGELSREEGLGWLPLACRMAHSTWDFAAWSELSARLVDLARGSGALAVLPTALLLRLSNRVFAGDLRGAASLTVEAGAIGEATGSTFFAHYGALVVEPFRGRESTTREAIETLTQDRLLRGEGKVTTATQWAAAVLCNGLGRYEEAYAAAERGCENPQELGLSLQSRVELVESAVRLGRTERAAGAVRTIEEMAQVSGTPWALGVSVAARALVSEGAAADALHREAIERLDTAGVRMDSARARLRHGEWLRRERRRAQARIRLNEAYEMLDAAGAEAFAERARGELKAAGEKVPGRTAAEAAVLTAKEVEIARLAQGGFTNPEIGARLFLSPHTVEWHLRKVFAKLGISSRKEIGSVRWETVATTR is encoded by the coding sequence ATGGTGAGGGACGGCACACGGACCCAGCTCATCGGGCGGCAGGACGAGTGCGAGGTCCTCGACAGCCTGCTCGCGCAGGCCAGAAGCGGCCACAGCGGCGTTCTGGTGCTGCGCGGCGAGGCGGGCATCGGCAAGACCGAGCTGCTGAACCACCTGCTCGACCGGGCGACCGGGTGCCGTGTCGTCAGGGCGGCCGGCGTGCAGTCCGAGATGGAACTCTCCTACGCCGGGCTCCACCAGCTCTGCGCTCCTTTGCTCACCCACCTCGAAGGGCTCCCCGAGCCACAGCGCGAAGCCCTGCGAACGGCCTTCGGCGTGCAGGTCGGTGACGCTCCCGACCGGTTCCTCGTCGGCCTGGCCACGCTGAGCCTGCTCGCCGCCGCCGCTGCCGGCGACGAGCCGTTGCTGTGCCTGGTCGACGACGCCCAGTGGCTGGACCGCGTCTCGGCCCAGACACTGCAGTTCGTCGCCCGACGGCTGCTGGCCGAGCGTGTCCTGCTGGTCCTCGCCGTCCGGGAGTCCGGCTCCCGCGAGGTGCTCGCCGACCTCCCCGAGCTCGTCGTGCGCGGACTCGGCGAGCGGGACTCCCGCCGGCTCCTCGAATCGGTCGTCACCGGTCCGCTCGACCAGCGGGTGGGCGACCGCATCGTCGCCGAGACGCGCGGCAACCCGCTGGCCCTGGTGGAGCTGCCGCGCGGCCTCACCCTCCTGGAGCTGGCCGGCGGGTTCGGCGCACCGGACACCCGCCCCCTGTCCAGCCAGATCGAGGCGGGTTTCGTCCGCCGCATCCGGTCCCTCCCGGCGCAGACGCAGCAGTTGCTGCTCATCGCCGCCACCGAACCGGTCGGCGATGTGTCCCTGCTGCGGAGCGCCGCCGAGCGTCTCGGCATCGAGGTGGACCGCGCCGCCACCGAAGCCGAGGCGTCGGGTCTGCTGACCCTCGGCACATGGGTCCGCTTCCGGCACCCGCTGGTGCGCTCCGCGGCGTACCGCGCCGTCGGATTCGAGGCACGCCGGCGCGTGCACGCGGCCCTGGCCGATTCGATCGACCCCGCGCTCCACCCCGAACGCCGCGTCTGGCACCTCGCCAGTGCCACGACGGGCCCGGACGAGGACGTCGCCGCCGAACTGGAGGGCTCCGCCGGGAGGGCGCAGGCGCGCGGCGGCGTCGCCGCGGCGGCGGCCTTCCTGGACCGGGCCACCGAGCTGACTCCCGATCCGGTGCGCCGCGGAGCCAGGGCACTGGCCGCGGCGCGGGCGAAGTACCAGGCGGGCGCCTTCGACAGCGCGCGGGAACTGGTCGACGCGGCGGAGCTGAGTCACCTCGACGAGGCCGCAGCCGGGCGGGCGACCCTGCTGCGCGGACAGATCACGTCGGCGGCCAAGAGCGCCAGCGCCGGACTGCCGCTGCTGCTCGAAGCCGCGCGGCGGCTCCAGCCGTTCGACCCCGCACTCGCCGACCAGACGTACCGGGACGCGATCTACGCGGCCCTGACCGCGGGCCGGCTGACCACGGGCGGGGTCCGTGACGTCGCCGAAGTGGTGCTGAGCACGCCGGGCCACACCGGCGCCGCGAGCCGGGAGACCCGGCTCCTGACGGGTCTCGCCCGGGTGGTGACCGAGGGCTACGCGGCCGGCACGCCGATCCTCCTGGACGCCGTGGCGGCGTTCCGGACAGGAGAACTCTCCCGGGAGGAGGGCCTGGGCTGGCTGCCGTTGGCGTGCCGCATGGCGCACAGCACCTGGGACTTCGCCGCCTGGTCCGAGCTGTCGGCGCGGCTGGTCGACCTCGCTCGCGGCAGCGGAGCGCTCGCCGTGCTGCCCACGGCCCTTCTGCTGCGCCTGTCGAACCGGGTCTTCGCCGGCGATCTGCGCGGCGCCGCCTCCCTGACCGTGGAGGCGGGCGCGATCGGCGAAGCCACGGGCAGCACCTTCTTCGCGCACTACGGCGCACTCGTCGTGGAGCCCTTCAGGGGGCGGGAGTCGACGACCCGGGAGGCGATCGAGACACTCACCCAGGACCGCCTCCTGCGCGGTGAGGGCAAGGTGACGACGGCCACCCAGTGGGCTGCCGCAGTCCTGTGCAACGGCCTCGGCCGGTACGAGGAGGCGTACGCCGCGGCCGAGCGGGGCTGCGAGAACCCGCAGGAGCTCGGCCTGTCCCTGCAGTCCCGGGTCGAACTCGTCGAGTCCGCCGTGCGCCTGGGACGTACCGAGCGAGCGGCCGGGGCCGTACGGACGATCGAGGAGATGGCGCAGGTGAGCGGCACCCCCTGGGCGCTCGGTGTGTCCGTCGCCGCGCGTGCCCTGGTGAGCGAGGGAGCGGCCGCCGACGCCCTGCACCGGGAGGCGATCGAGCGGCTCGACACGGCCGGGGTCCGGATGGACAGCGCCCGGGCACGGCTGCGGCACGGTGAGTGGCTGCGCCGGGAACGGCGACGGGCACAGGCACGCATCCGGCTGAACGAGGCGTACGAGATGCTCGACGCGGCCGGTGCCGAGGCTTTCGCGGAACGGGCCCGAGGGGAGTTGAAGGCCGCCGGCGAGAAGGTACCCGGACGCACCGCGGCGGAGGCGGCGGTCCTCACCGCGAAGGAGGTCGAGATCGCCCGGCTCGCGCAAGGAGGCTTCACCAACCCGGAGATCGGCGCACGGCTCTTCCTCAGCCCGCACACCGTCGAATGGCATCTGCGCAAGGTCTTCGCGAAGCTCGGCATCTCCTCCCGCAAGGAGATCGGATCCGTGCGGTGGGAGACGGTGGCGACCACCCGCTGA
- a CDS encoding OsmC family protein, producing MTTRIVTVAEGARLTRSVSIGTHHLTADEPEPIGADEGPTPGELLLAALGSCTSMAVRALADRHDWPLERIDVAVRFGQQGHIVKNVGLTGDLEPAQREQLLAAAGRCPVHRLLSREAKIVTVPALLAEPDVSHV from the coding sequence ATGACCACGCGTATCGTGACCGTCGCCGAAGGAGCACGGCTCACCCGTTCCGTCTCGATCGGCACGCACCACCTGACCGCCGACGAGCCCGAGCCCATCGGCGCCGACGAGGGCCCCACGCCAGGTGAGCTGCTGCTGGCCGCGCTCGGTTCCTGCACCTCCATGGCCGTGCGCGCTCTGGCGGATCGGCACGACTGGCCACTGGAGCGGATCGACGTGGCCGTGCGGTTCGGACAGCAGGGTCACATCGTCAAGAACGTCGGGCTGACGGGCGACCTGGAACCGGCGCAGCGGGAGCAGTTGCTGGCGGCGGCGGGACGCTGTCCCGTCCACCGCCTGCTGTCCAGGGAGGCGAAGATCGTCACCGTGCCCGCGCTGCTGGCGGAGCCGGACGTGTCGCACGTCTGA